The Rhizobium sp. BT03 genome has a window encoding:
- a CDS encoding GGDEF domain-containing protein — MMLDYNSLLLALGVSTACLAVTLMGGWLVRRAETVLLTATVGLVFVVSGIFVYSAYVDRPEIGFGIANFVLFHAGFATIWGAGRQFLTGRLPLPGIAIRALAAMVFSIVPLVSGYDGLAFIADNLAIALLLFATARQYWLARAEAPAPILGISALYTLTAISFVLCAAVLISDGKLVLGKAPSNWAEDLSLAVCIAGMTGIGALSLALHQWRLAARHRLEAITDPLTGLLNRRALFDQYGTRPMGSTTAVIVFDIDHFKSVNDRFGHAAGDRVIKVFAAELSANRRPGDTAARLGGEEFALVLKETMPGRAELAAERIRRDFEAREIPIDDQVLKCTVSVGVAPGRAKSLDFDAMLSAADKALYAAKRGGRNRVELAGHLQAVPLEVARTAS, encoded by the coding sequence ATGATGCTTGACTATAACTCCCTCTTGCTGGCGCTCGGCGTGTCCACGGCGTGCCTTGCCGTGACCTTGATGGGCGGCTGGCTTGTCCGCCGGGCCGAAACCGTGCTGCTCACCGCCACCGTCGGCCTAGTCTTCGTCGTCAGCGGCATTTTTGTCTACAGCGCCTATGTGGACAGGCCGGAGATAGGCTTCGGCATTGCCAATTTCGTGCTGTTTCATGCCGGTTTCGCCACTATCTGGGGTGCCGGCCGGCAGTTTCTCACCGGCCGCCTGCCCTTGCCGGGCATTGCGATCCGCGCCCTGGCGGCGATGGTCTTCTCCATCGTGCCGCTGGTGTCGGGTTATGACGGCCTGGCCTTCATCGCTGACAATCTCGCCATTGCCCTGCTGCTCTTTGCCACCGCTCGGCAATATTGGCTCGCCCGCGCCGAAGCGCCGGCGCCGATCCTCGGCATCTCGGCACTTTATACGCTGACGGCGATCTCCTTCGTGCTCTGCGCCGCCGTGCTGATTTCCGACGGCAAGCTGGTGCTCGGCAAGGCGCCGAGCAACTGGGCCGAGGATCTGAGCCTTGCCGTCTGCATCGCCGGCATGACCGGGATCGGCGCGCTGTCGCTGGCGCTGCATCAGTGGCGGCTTGCCGCCCGCCATCGGCTCGAGGCGATCACCGATCCGCTGACCGGGCTGCTCAACCGCCGCGCCCTGTTCGATCAATACGGCACGCGCCCGATGGGCTCGACCACCGCCGTCATCGTCTTCGATATCGACCATTTCAAATCCGTCAACGACCGCTTCGGCCATGCGGCCGGCGATCGCGTGATCAAGGTCTTCGCCGCCGAACTCTCAGCCAATCGCCGCCCCGGCGATACTGCCGCACGGTTGGGCGGCGAGGAGTTCGCGCTGGTGTTGAAGGAGACCATGCCCGGCCGGGCGGAACTGGCGGCCGAGCGCATCCGCAGGGATTTCGAGGCGCGCGAGATCCCGATCGATGACCAGGTGCTGAAATGCACCGTCAGCGTCGGCGTTGCGCCCGGACGCGCCAAGAGCCTGGATTTCGATGCCATGTTGAGTGCCGCCGACAAGGCGCTTTACGCCGCCAAGCGGGGCGGCCGCAACCGGGTCGAGCTGGCCGGCCACCTGCAGGCGGTTCCGCTCGAGGTGGCGCGCACGGCGTCTTGA
- the pyrC gene encoding dihydroorotase has translation MQSITIRRPDDWHLHLRDGAMLEGVIADTSRTFARAIIMPNLVPPVVTTADATAYRERILKAMPAGHRFQPLMTLYLTEHTSPDDVEAGAKSGLITAVKLYPAGATTNSHGGVRDMEKAMPVLERMARIGLPLCVHGEVTTPEVDIFDREAVFIDTVLDPLRRRLPELKVTMEHVTTADGIDYIKAAKSNLAGSITTHHLIINRNAILVGGIRPHYYCLPVAKRENHRLALRAAAVSGDARFFLGTDSAPHVDPLKECACGCAGIYTSINTMSCLAHVFEQEAALDKLEAFTSLNGPAWYGLQPNEERITLAKQAEPVVFPARIETGAGTVTVFDPMFPLHWRVVA, from the coding sequence ATGCAATCGATCACCATCCGCCGCCCTGACGACTGGCACCTGCATCTGCGCGACGGCGCCATGCTGGAAGGCGTGATCGCCGATACGAGCCGCACCTTCGCCCGCGCCATCATCATGCCCAATCTGGTGCCGCCGGTGGTCACCACAGCGGACGCGACGGCCTATCGCGAGCGCATCCTGAAAGCCATGCCGGCCGGTCATCGCTTTCAGCCGCTGATGACGCTCTATCTCACCGAGCATACCAGCCCCGACGATGTCGAGGCGGGCGCCAAAAGCGGCCTGATCACCGCCGTCAAGCTTTATCCGGCCGGCGCCACCACCAATTCGCATGGCGGCGTGCGCGACATGGAAAAGGCGATGCCGGTGCTGGAGCGCATGGCCAGGATCGGCCTGCCGCTCTGCGTCCATGGCGAGGTGACGACGCCTGAGGTCGATATTTTCGACCGCGAAGCGGTCTTTATCGACACCGTGCTCGATCCGTTGCGCCGCCGCCTGCCGGAGCTGAAGGTGACGATGGAGCATGTGACGACAGCGGATGGCATCGACTACATCAAGGCGGCCAAATCAAATCTCGCCGGCTCGATCACCACCCATCACCTGATCATCAATCGCAACGCCATCCTCGTCGGCGGCATCCGCCCGCATTATTACTGCCTGCCGGTCGCCAAGCGCGAGAACCATCGGCTGGCGCTGCGCGCCGCCGCCGTCAGCGGTGACGCCCGCTTCTTCCTCGGCACCGATTCCGCCCCGCATGTCGACCCGCTGAAAGAATGCGCCTGCGGCTGCGCCGGCATCTACACCTCGATCAACACGATGAGCTGCCTTGCCCATGTGTTCGAGCAGGAGGCCGCGCTGGACAAGCTCGAAGCCTTCACCTCGCTGAACGGCCCGGCCTGGTACGGGCTGCAACCGAACGAGGAACGCATCACGCTGGCAAAGCAGGCCGAGCCGGTCGTCTTCCCCGCCAGGATCGAAACCGGCGCTGGTACGGTGACGGTGTTCGATCCGATGTTTCCGCTGCATTGGCGGGTGGTGGCGTAA
- a CDS encoding glyoxalase superfamily protein — translation MRDFRDAKLMAKTLRQALADRDITLTHSETLEIVARQFGLDQWNILSAKIDAASASRSAVGIEPPMPIFRIFSVEKAMEFYCGFLGFHLDWEHRFEENSPLYCQVSRDGMALHLSEHSGDASPGAKAFVRVAHVRAYHAELAGKDYRYMKPGLEEAPWGLEMTVIDPFSNRIVFCEQA, via the coding sequence ATGCGCGATTTTCGCGATGCCAAACTCATGGCAAAGACTTTGCGGCAGGCGCTTGCCGACCGCGACATTACGCTGACCCATAGCGAGACCCTCGAAATCGTCGCCCGCCAGTTCGGGCTCGATCAATGGAATATCCTCTCGGCCAAGATCGATGCGGCGAGTGCTTCCCGCTCGGCTGTCGGCATCGAACCGCCAATGCCGATCTTCCGCATCTTCTCGGTCGAGAAGGCCATGGAATTCTATTGCGGCTTCCTCGGCTTCCATCTCGACTGGGAGCACCGCTTCGAGGAAAACTCCCCGCTCTATTGCCAGGTCTCGCGTGACGGAATGGCGCTGCACCTCAGCGAACATTCCGGCGACGCCAGCCCCGGCGCCAAGGCCTTCGTCCGCGTCGCCCATGTGCGCGCCTACCACGCCGAACTCGCCGGCAAGGACTACCGCTACATGAAGCCCGGCCTGGAAGAGGCGCCCTGGGGACTGGAGATGACCGTCATCGACCCGTTCAGCAACCGCATCGTTTTTTGCGAGCAGGCGTAG
- a CDS encoding sugar ABC transporter substrate-binding protein, with protein MKKSVLAFGALALGVAFSAPVMAADVSACLITKTDTNPFFVKMKEGATAKAKELGVSLKSYAGKIDGDSESQVAAIESCIADGAKGILLTASDTKGIVPAVKKARDAGLLVIALDTPLEPADAADATFATDNLLAGKLIGQWAKETMGDKAKDAKVGFLDLTPSQPTVDVLRDQGFMIGFGIDPKNPDKIGDEDDKRIVGHDVTNGNEEGGRKAMENLLQKDPGINVIHTINEPAAVGAYQALKAVGMEKNVLIVSVDGGCPGVKSVKEGVIGATSQQYPLLMASLGIEAIKKFADSGEKPKPTEGKSFFDTGVSLVTDKPVSGVKSIDTKEGTDKCWG; from the coding sequence ATGAAGAAATCTGTTCTCGCTTTCGGCGCGCTGGCGCTTGGTGTCGCCTTTTCCGCTCCTGTCATGGCGGCGGATGTTTCCGCCTGCCTGATCACCAAGACCGACACCAACCCCTTCTTCGTCAAGATGAAGGAAGGTGCGACGGCCAAAGCCAAGGAACTCGGCGTTTCGCTGAAGTCCTATGCCGGCAAGATCGACGGTGACAGCGAAAGCCAGGTGGCCGCGATCGAAAGCTGCATCGCCGATGGCGCCAAGGGCATCCTGCTGACGGCTTCGGACACCAAGGGCATCGTGCCCGCGGTCAAGAAGGCCCGCGACGCCGGCCTGCTGGTCATCGCGCTCGACACGCCGCTCGAGCCGGCCGATGCCGCCGACGCCACCTTCGCCACCGACAACCTGCTCGCCGGCAAGCTGATCGGCCAGTGGGCCAAGGAAACCATGGGCGACAAGGCCAAGGACGCCAAGGTCGGCTTCCTCGACCTGACACCGTCGCAGCCGACGGTCGACGTTCTCCGTGACCAGGGCTTCATGATCGGCTTCGGCATCGATCCGAAGAACCCGGACAAGATCGGCGACGAAGACGACAAGCGCATCGTCGGCCATGACGTGACCAACGGCAATGAAGAAGGCGGCCGCAAGGCCATGGAAAACCTTCTGCAGAAGGATCCTGGTATCAACGTCATCCACACGATCAACGAGCCGGCCGCTGTCGGCGCCTATCAGGCGCTGAAGGCCGTCGGCATGGAAAAGAACGTGCTGATCGTCTCGGTCGACGGCGGTTGCCCGGGCGTCAAGTCGGTCAAGGAAGGCGTCATCGGCGCCACCTCGCAGCAGTACCCGCTGCTGATGGCGTCGCTCGGTATCGAGGCGATCAAGAAGTTCGCCGACTCGGGTGAAAAGCCGAAGCCGACCGAAGGCAAGTCCTTCTTCGACACCGGCGTCTCGCTCGTCACCGACAAGCCGGTTTCCGGCGTCAAGTCGATCGACACCAAGGAAGGCACCGACAAGTGCTGGGGCTGA
- a CDS encoding ROK family transcriptional regulator, translated as MSTLDGPEHTPVPPPILNPAGGANQVRVRAYNERLVLSLVRLYGALSKADIARRSGLSAQTVSVIMRVLEKEGLLSRGAPVRGRVGQPSIPMHLNPDAVYSFGLKMGRRSADLVLMDFVGRIRMQLHRTYAYPLPHEILAFVTAGIEEIESRLDDKQRGRIAGLGIAAPFELWNWAEEVGAPPGAMEVWREVDLQADIVARVSHPVFMQNDATSACGAELVFGVGPSYPDFVYFFIGSFIGGGIVLNSAIFSGRTGTAGAIGPLPVRGKNGETMQLLEIASIFVLENMLRERGIDPEPLWYSADDWVDFGEPMETWIQDSAKALAQAIVAAASIVDFSAAVIDGGFPHWVRSRVVQATIDEAAKLDLQGVVMPEIIEGAVGAQARAIGGASLPIFARYLTDQNVLFKEVDHAEGT; from the coding sequence ATGTCGACCTTGGATGGACCGGAACACACGCCGGTCCCGCCGCCAATTCTAAATCCGGCCGGAGGTGCGAACCAGGTCAGGGTCCGGGCCTATAATGAACGGCTCGTGCTGTCGCTGGTGCGCCTTTACGGCGCGCTGTCGAAGGCCGATATCGCGCGCCGCAGCGGCCTGTCGGCGCAGACCGTCTCGGTCATCATGCGGGTGCTCGAGAAGGAAGGGCTGCTGTCGCGCGGGGCGCCGGTGCGCGGCCGCGTCGGACAGCCGTCGATCCCGATGCACCTCAACCCCGACGCCGTCTATTCCTTCGGCCTGAAGATGGGCCGGCGCAGCGCCGATCTGGTGCTGATGGATTTCGTCGGCCGCATCCGCATGCAGCTGCACCGCACCTATGCCTATCCGCTGCCGCATGAAATCCTCGCCTTCGTCACGGCAGGCATCGAGGAGATCGAAAGCCGGCTCGACGACAAGCAGCGCGGCCGCATTGCCGGCCTCGGCATCGCCGCCCCCTTCGAGCTGTGGAACTGGGCCGAAGAGGTGGGCGCGCCGCCCGGCGCCATGGAGGTCTGGCGCGAGGTCGACCTGCAGGCCGACATCGTCGCGCGCGTCTCCCATCCGGTCTTCATGCAGAACGACGCGACCAGTGCCTGCGGGGCCGAACTGGTGTTCGGCGTCGGCCCGTCCTACCCGGATTTCGTCTATTTCTTCATCGGCTCCTTCATCGGCGGCGGCATCGTGCTGAACTCGGCGATCTTCTCCGGCCGCACCGGCACGGCGGGCGCGATCGGGCCGCTGCCGGTGCGGGGCAAGAACGGCGAGACGATGCAGCTGCTCGAAATCGCCTCGATCTTCGTGCTCGAAAACATGCTGCGCGAACGCGGCATCGATCCCGAGCCGCTGTGGTATTCGGCCGACGACTGGGTGGATTTCGGCGAGCCGATGGAAACCTGGATCCAGGACAGCGCCAAGGCGCTGGCGCAGGCGATCGTCGCGGCCGCCTCGATCGTCGATTTCAGCGCCGCCGTCATCGACGGCGGTTTTCCCCATTGGGTGCGCAGCCGCGTGGTGCAGGCGACGATCGACGAAGCCGCCAAGCTCGACCTGCAGGGCGTCGTCATGCCCGAAATCATCGAGGGCGCGGTCGGCGCCCAGGCCCGCGCCATCGGCGGCGCCAGCCTGCCGATCTTTGCGCGTTACCTCACAGACCAGAACGTACTCTTCAAGGAGGTAGACCATGCTGAAGGGACTTGA
- a CDS encoding ATP-binding cassette domain-containing protein: MAREPLLTARGLVKRYGRVTALDNADFDLYPGEILAVIGDNGAGKSSLIKAISGAVTPDEGVITLEGKQVQFRSPMEAREAGIETVYQNLALSPALSIADNMFLGREIRKPGVLGSMLRMLDRPAMEKLARNKLSELGLMTIQNINQAVETLSGGQRQGVAVARAAAFGSKVIIMDEPTAALGVKESRRVLELILDVRARGLPIVLISHNMPHVFEVADRIHIHRLGRRLTVIDPKEYTMSDAVAFMTGAKAVPTEPVPA, translated from the coding sequence ATGGCTCGCGAACCCCTTCTCACCGCCCGCGGTCTCGTCAAGCGCTACGGCCGCGTGACCGCGCTCGACAATGCCGATTTCGATCTTTACCCGGGCGAAATCCTCGCCGTCATCGGCGATAACGGCGCCGGCAAGTCTTCGCTGATCAAGGCGATTTCAGGCGCCGTCACCCCCGACGAGGGGGTGATCACCCTCGAAGGCAAGCAGGTGCAGTTCCGCTCGCCGATGGAAGCGCGCGAGGCCGGTATCGAAACCGTCTATCAGAACCTGGCTCTGTCGCCGGCGCTGTCGATCGCCGACAACATGTTCCTCGGCCGCGAGATCCGCAAACCGGGCGTGCTCGGCTCGATGTTGCGCATGCTCGACCGGCCGGCGATGGAAAAGCTGGCGCGCAACAAGCTCTCCGAGCTCGGCCTGATGACCATCCAGAACATCAACCAGGCGGTGGAAACCCTCTCCGGCGGCCAGCGCCAGGGCGTCGCGGTCGCCCGCGCCGCCGCCTTCGGCTCCAAGGTGATCATCATGGACGAACCGACGGCCGCCCTCGGCGTCAAGGAAAGCCGCCGCGTGCTGGAGCTGATCCTCGACGTGCGCGCCCGCGGCCTGCCGATCGTGCTGATCTCGCACAATATGCCGCATGTCTTCGAGGTGGCCGACCGGATCCATATCCACCGTCTCGGCCGCCGCCTGACGGTGATCGACCCGAAGGAATACACCATGTCCGACGCCGTCGCCTTCATGACCGGCGCCAAGGCGGTGCCGACGGAGCCGGTTCCGGCATGA
- a CDS encoding RbsD/FucU family protein, with protein sequence MLKGLDPLLSPELLFTLRAMGHGDEIAIVDGNYPGVEHARRLIRLDGHHLVPVLNAVLSVLPIDDFVPEAIFRSTVKAERDKLDPVHEEMIDCCARHEPHRQVVPLIGPDFYTRVKAAHAVIQTSEPRLYANIILRKGVIYPKEPGAQAAAGVDPFVY encoded by the coding sequence ATGCTGAAGGGACTTGATCCGCTGTTGAGCCCGGAATTGCTTTTCACGCTGCGCGCCATGGGCCACGGCGACGAAATCGCCATTGTCGACGGCAATTATCCGGGTGTCGAACATGCCCGCCGGCTGATCCGGCTCGACGGCCATCATCTCGTGCCCGTCCTCAACGCCGTGCTCAGCGTGCTGCCGATCGACGATTTCGTGCCGGAAGCCATCTTCCGCTCGACCGTCAAGGCCGAGCGCGACAAGCTCGATCCGGTGCACGAGGAAATGATCGACTGCTGCGCCCGCCACGAGCCGCACCGCCAGGTGGTGCCGCTGATCGGCCCGGATTTCTACACCAGGGTGAAGGCTGCCCATGCGGTGATCCAGACCAGCGAGCCCCGGCTCTACGCCAACATCATCCTGCGCAAGGGCGTGATCTATCCGAAAGAGCCGGGCGCCCAGGCGGCCGCCGGGGTGGATCCGTTCGTCTATTAG
- a CDS encoding ABC transporter permease, with amino-acid sequence MTGTQEFERVLDGSDKNVASFEHQDVSLIKRAQHFLHSTPAAVPLIVLVLAIIIFGATIGGRFFSSYTLTLILQQIAIVGILGAAQTLVILTAGIDLSIGVIMVISAVIMGNVAITYGVPTPIAVIGGLLVGGLCGLLNGFLVAFMKLPPFIVTLGTWNIVMATNFIYSANETIRDTDVDEQAPLLHLFAASFRLGSAVLTLGVIAMVLLVLLLWYVLNHTAWGRHVYAVGDDPEAAKLSGIQTKKVLLTVYTISGVIAAFAAWVSIGRNGSISPSSAVTDYNLQAITATVIGGISLFGGRGSILGTLFGAMIVGVVSMGLNMLGADPQWKVLLTGVLIIAAVAIDQWIRKVSV; translated from the coding sequence ATGACCGGAACTCAGGAATTCGAACGCGTCCTCGATGGCAGCGACAAGAATGTCGCCTCCTTCGAGCACCAGGATGTCTCGCTGATCAAGCGCGCCCAGCATTTTCTGCACTCGACGCCGGCCGCCGTGCCGCTGATCGTGCTGGTGCTGGCGATCATCATCTTCGGGGCAACGATCGGCGGACGGTTCTTCTCGTCCTATACGCTGACGCTGATCCTGCAGCAAATCGCCATCGTCGGTATTCTCGGCGCCGCCCAGACACTGGTCATCCTGACCGCCGGCATCGACCTTTCGATCGGCGTCATCATGGTGATCTCGGCTGTCATCATGGGCAATGTCGCCATCACCTACGGCGTACCGACGCCGATCGCCGTGATCGGCGGCCTCCTCGTCGGCGGCCTCTGCGGTTTGCTGAACGGCTTCCTCGTCGCCTTCATGAAACTGCCGCCCTTCATCGTCACGCTCGGCACCTGGAATATCGTCATGGCGACGAATTTCATCTATTCCGCCAATGAGACGATCCGCGACACCGATGTCGACGAACAGGCGCCGCTGCTGCATCTTTTCGCTGCGAGCTTCAGGCTCGGCAGCGCCGTGCTCACCCTCGGCGTCATCGCCATGGTGCTGCTCGTCCTCTTGCTCTGGTATGTGCTCAATCACACCGCCTGGGGCCGGCACGTCTATGCGGTCGGCGACGATCCTGAAGCCGCCAAGCTCTCCGGCATCCAGACCAAGAAGGTGCTGCTCACCGTCTACACCATCTCGGGTGTCATCGCCGCCTTCGCCGCCTGGGTTTCGATCGGCCGCAACGGCTCGATCTCGCCGTCCTCGGCGGTCACCGACTATAACCTGCAGGCGATCACCGCGACGGTGATCGGCGGCATCTCGCTCTTCGGCGGCCGCGGCTCCATCCTCGGCACGCTGTTCGGTGCGATGATCGTCGGCGTCGTCTCGATGGGCCTCAATATGCTCGGCGCCGACCCGCAATGGAAAGTCCTTTTGACAGGCGTGCTGATCATCGCCGCCGTCGCCATCGACCAGTGGATCAGAAAGGTTTCGGTGTAA
- a CDS encoding bifunctional diguanylate cyclase/phosphodiesterase, producing MPRIQATRPQMEILAWLSIFLLLFCLSWRFDWHEGLDGFIERHHDYPLDHALLALNISGFLGLVYSALRIRDLSSEVNRRLQAEKNVDWIACHDTLTELPNRRFLDSICAQAMAEQRAHESYAVFSIDLDGFKKVNDLLGHDHGDAVLKTVAQRLSALFPREHVFRLGGDEFVILSRRTGNPDLAALADRIVSVIGKPFTFNGVAVDLGASVGFAVYPEDGNDLAQVIRHSDCAMYVAKKQGRNLVKSFLPSMQDELAKRIRIERDLRAAIRKAEIVPYYQPLVDLKANKIIGFEALARWKTASGAFIPPSEFIPVAEEAGLIVELTDQLLRSACTDALSWPSELVLSFNLSPIQLSDRLLGLRILKILGEVGLPAHRVELEVTESAIIQDAVTARIVLDDLVNAGVRIALDDFGTGYSSLSQLSNYRFDKIKIDRSFVASFETNDKQDKVIKAIIALGAGLGVTITAEGIEEESQLQRLQDLGCDIGQGYLLGRPAPIEEITADQIGTRILQRG from the coding sequence ATGCCTCGCATCCAAGCAACCAGACCCCAGATGGAGATACTGGCCTGGCTCTCGATCTTCCTGCTTCTCTTCTGCCTATCCTGGCGCTTCGATTGGCATGAGGGGCTCGATGGGTTCATCGAGCGGCATCACGACTATCCGCTGGATCACGCGCTTCTTGCCCTCAATATCTCCGGGTTTCTGGGGCTCGTTTATTCCGCGCTGCGAATCCGGGATCTTTCCAGCGAGGTCAATCGCAGACTGCAGGCCGAAAAGAACGTCGACTGGATTGCCTGCCACGACACGCTGACCGAGCTGCCCAACCGCAGATTTCTGGATTCGATATGCGCGCAGGCGATGGCCGAGCAAAGAGCGCACGAAAGCTATGCCGTGTTCAGCATCGATCTCGACGGCTTCAAGAAGGTCAATGACCTGCTGGGACACGATCACGGCGATGCGGTGCTGAAGACGGTTGCGCAGCGGCTTTCCGCCCTCTTTCCCCGCGAGCATGTTTTCCGCCTTGGCGGAGACGAGTTCGTCATTCTCTCGCGGCGAACCGGAAATCCCGATCTTGCCGCTTTGGCGGACCGCATCGTCAGCGTGATCGGCAAACCGTTCACCTTCAATGGTGTCGCCGTCGACCTCGGCGCCAGTGTCGGTTTCGCAGTTTATCCGGAGGATGGCAACGACCTCGCTCAAGTCATCCGGCATTCGGACTGTGCGATGTATGTGGCGAAAAAGCAGGGGCGCAATCTGGTGAAGTCCTTCCTGCCTTCGATGCAGGACGAGTTGGCGAAACGGATTCGAATAGAAAGGGATCTGCGCGCGGCGATCAGGAAGGCGGAGATCGTTCCCTATTACCAGCCGCTGGTGGACCTGAAGGCGAACAAGATTATCGGCTTCGAGGCGCTGGCACGCTGGAAGACGGCTTCCGGCGCATTCATCCCGCCGAGCGAATTTATTCCGGTGGCGGAGGAAGCCGGCCTGATCGTCGAACTGACGGATCAGCTGCTTCGCAGCGCCTGCACCGATGCGCTTTCCTGGCCAAGCGAACTCGTCCTGTCCTTCAATCTTTCTCCGATCCAGCTGAGCGACCGGTTGCTGGGCCTCAGAATTCTCAAAATACTGGGCGAGGTCGGGCTTCCCGCGCACAGGGTCGAGCTCGAGGTGACGGAGAGCGCCATCATCCAGGACGCCGTCACGGCGCGAATCGTTCTCGACGATCTGGTGAATGCCGGGGTCAGGATTGCGCTCGACGACTTCGGAACGGGCTATTCCAGCCTCTCGCAGCTCTCCAACTACCGCTTCGACAAGATCAAGATCGACAGGAGTTTCGTCGCCTCGTTCGAGACCAACGACAAGCAGGACAAGGTGATCAAGGCCATTATCGCTCTCGGCGCCGGACTTGGCGTGACGATCACGGCCGAAGGCATCGAAGAGGAAAGCCAGCTTCAGCGGCTTCAGGATCTCGGCTGCGACATCGGCCAGGGATATCTGCTCGGCAGACCGGCGCCGATCGAGGAAATCACCGCGGATCAGATCGGCACCAGGATTTTGCAGCGCGGTTGA
- a CDS encoding nucleoside triphosphate hydrolase yields the protein MTVSTEEIAGEVLSRAGDSRRFLIGIAGPPGSGKSTMADNLAAALKARGESAAVLPMDGFHMDNAILIERGLLARKGIPETFDVRGFLDIIAAVRRADQEVLAPVFDRSRELAIASARPIDPKDRFIIVEGNYLLFTQGKWAELDGVFDFSIMLAPPIEVLEERLWARWRGYNLSEEAASAKVYDNDLPNGRLILENRRPADVTLEIALA from the coding sequence ATGACGGTCAGCACCGAGGAAATCGCCGGCGAGGTTCTCAGCCGCGCCGGCGATAGCAGACGCTTCCTCATCGGCATTGCCGGCCCGCCGGGTTCCGGCAAGTCGACCATGGCCGACAATCTGGCGGCGGCGTTGAAAGCCAGAGGCGAAAGTGCTGCGGTCCTGCCGATGGACGGCTTCCACATGGATAACGCCATCCTGATCGAGCGCGGCCTTTTGGCCCGCAAGGGCATTCCTGAAACCTTCGATGTCCGCGGCTTCCTCGATATCATCGCCGCCGTCCGGCGGGCCGACCAGGAGGTTCTGGCGCCGGTCTTCGACCGCTCGCGCGAACTCGCCATCGCCTCGGCCCGGCCGATCGACCCGAAGGACCGCTTCATCATCGTCGAGGGAAACTACCTGCTGTTTACGCAGGGAAAATGGGCCGAACTCGATGGCGTCTTCGACTTTTCAATCATGCTGGCGCCGCCGATCGAAGTGCTCGAGGAGCGGCTCTGGGCGCGCTGGCGCGGATATAATCTCAGCGAAGAGGCCGCCAGCGCCAAGGTTTACGACAACGACCTGCCGAACGGCCGGCTGATCCTCGAAAACCGCCGCCCGGCCGATGTGACGCTGGAGATCGCGCTGGCATGA